In Arthrobacter sp. MN05-02, the genomic stretch GGACGGAGGACATGGCGGGGATCGACTGGGCGGGAGTCCGGGAGCGGTACCGGCCGCTCGTCGCCCGGTTGGGGAGCCATGACGATCTCGCGGATCTGCTCTGGGAGCTGCATGGTGAACTCGGGACCTCCCACGCCTACGTCGCCCCGGTGCTGGTCACCGAGCCGGGGGGTCACCAGGGATTCCTCGGCGGGGAGTTCGCGCCGGCCGACGGCGGCTGGGCAGTCACGAGGGTCTTCGCGACGGAGTCCTCGGACCCGAAGGCCGTCTCGCCCCTCAGCGCACCGGGGGCCGCCGTCCGGGCCGGCGACGTGATCGAGGCGATCGACGGCGTACCCGTGCCGGACGCCTTCGGCCCGGCGGTCCTCCTGGCCGGAGCTGCCGGGGTCACCGTCGAGCTCACGGTGAGGTCCGGCCCCGCGGGAGACACCGGGGGAGACGCCGGGACCCGGCGACGCGTCGCCGTCGTGCCCCTCCGCAGCGAGGAGCGCCTGCGCTACCAGACGTGGGTCGCGGCCAATCGGGCGGCGGTGCAGGAGGCGTCGGGCGGGCGCTTCGGCTATCTGCACATCCCGGACATGGTGGCGCACGGCTGGGGCCAGTTGCACCGCGACCTCGACCGGGAGACGGCACGCGACGCGCTCGTGGTGGACGTGCGCCGCAACCGGGGCGGGCACACCTCGCAGCTCGTCGCGGAACTGATCGGGCGCCGCGTCACGGCCTGGTCGATGCCCCGGGGAGAGGCACCGGGCACCTACCCCGCCCACGCGCCGCGCGGGCCCGTGGTCATCCTGACCGACGAGTTCGCGGGGTCCGACGGCGACATCATCACGCAGGTCGCGAAGCTGCGCGGGATCGGCCCGGTGGTCGGCGTGCGGACGTGGGGCGGCGTCGTCGGTATCGACGGGCGTTTCAAGCTCGCCGACGGGACGGGTGTGAACCAGCCGCGCTACGGCTTCCACGTGACGGGTGGCATCGGCTGGGCCATCGAGAACAGGGGCGTGGAGCCGGACGTCGAGGTGCCTTTCCCGCCGCACGCCCACGCGGCGGGTGAGGATCCCCAGCTCGAACGCGGCGTCGGGATCCTGCGTGACCTGCTCGCCGAGGATCCTGTGGCCGTGCCGCCGGCCAGGGAGGGCTACCCCGCGCTGAGGCCCGGTCCGCTTCCGCCCCGCCCACAGGACCTCCGCGGCCAGTAGTCCGACCGGCACCGTGCGGAGACGAGGAGGGACCCCGGACGATGTCCGGGGTCCCTCCTCGTCTCGTGCGGGAGCTCAGCCCCGGAGCGTCGCGGTGAGCGAGATGTCCTTGACGGCGGCGAGGGCCTGCGACACGGGGCAGCCCTCCTTGGCTGCCTGCGCGATCCGCTGGAAGTCCTCTTCGGCGATCCCCGGCACGGAGGCGTCGAGGGTCAGCCGGATGGCCGTGATGCCCGTGCCCGGCTGGAAGTCCACCTCCGCCTTCGTCTCGACGCGCTCGGGCGTCTTCCCCTCCTCGCCCAGGGCGTGGCTGAAGGCCATCGAGAAGCAGGCGGAGTGCGCGGCGGCGATGAGCTCCTCGGGGCTCGTCTTGCCCCCGGACTCCTCGGAGCGGGCCTTCCAGGTGACGTCGTAGGTACCGATACCGGATGAATCGAGCGTTACCTGGCCTGAGCCGGAGGGGAGGTCGCCACTCCAGACGGTGTGGGCTGTGCGTACGGTAGCCATGGTTCTCCTTGCGGTCGGATCGGCGCGGATGTCACGCCGGGGTTCTTCATACCCATCCTAGGGAGCCCCGGGGCGGAGTTCCATCACGGGAGGCTGCCCTCGCCGGGGCTCGGGAGGAGTCCTCCGCTGCGGCATAGGGCGTCGACGCACAGGAGCCGCCCCCCTGGCGGGAAGCGGCTCCTGACGGCCGGCCGGAGCCGGGACGGACTACAGGCCGAGATCGGCCTCGAACGCGCCGCCTTCGAGCCGGGCCTTCAGCGTCTGCAGGAAGCGACCCGCATCCGCTCCGTCGACCAGGCGGTGGTCGTAGGTGAGGCTGAGGTACATCATCGACCGGATGGCGATGGTGTCGTCGCCGTCGACGCCCGTGATGACCACGGGGCGCTTGACGATGATCCCCGTGCCGAGGATGCCCACCTGCGGCTGGTTGATGATCGGGGTGTCGAAGAGCGCGCCGGCCGATCCGATGTTCGTGATCGTGAAGGTGCCGCCCGAGAGTTCGTCGGGACCGATCTGACCGTTGCGGGTGCGGGCTCCGACGTCGGCGATCTTCTTGGCGAGCCCGCCGAGGTTGAGGTTGCCGGCGTCCTTGATGACGGGGACGAGCAGGCCCTTCTCGGTGTCGACCGCGATCGCGAGGTGCTCGGCGTCGTGGTAGGTGACTTCCTTCTTCTCCTCGTCGAAGGACGCGTTCAGCTTCGGGTGCTGCTTGAGCGCCTCGGTGACCGCCTTCGAGATGAAGGGGAGGAAGGTGAGCTTCGCGCCGTTCTGTGCCTGGAAGGTGTCCTTGGACGAGGCACGCAGCTTCGCGATGCGGGTCATGTCGACCTCGATCACCTGCGTGAGCTGCGCGGAGACCTCGAGCGACTCGCGCATGCGCTTCGCGATGGTCTGCCGGATCCGCGGTGCCTTCTCGACGGTGCCGCGGAGCTTGGACGGCTCGACGGCGGGAGCGGCAGGCTTCGACGGGGCGGCCGGGGCCGACGCCGCGGGCGCTGACGGTGCGGCGGGTGCCGGCTGCTGGGCCTTCTGCGCCTCCGCTGCCTCGAGGACGTCCTGCTTGCGGATGCGTCCGCCGACGCCGGTTCCCTTGACGGTGGACAGGTCGACCTTGTTCTGGTTCGCGAGGCGGCGGACCAGGGGAGTCACGTAGGCGGAGGCGTCCGGGCTTCCGGAGTCCTCCGACGGAGCGGACTCCTGCGCTGCGGCCGGCTTCTCCTGGGCGGCGGCCGCCGGCTCGGGCGCGGGGGCGCCGCTGGCGTCGTCGTCGGGCTCGGAGGTCGTCGATGCGCGCTGGGCTTCCTGGCCTGCGCCCTGCTTCTCGGTGGGGGCGTCGTTGCGCTCCTCGGCCGGTGCGGCCACGAGCGGCTCGCCCGACGCGGCCTCGACCTTCTTCGGCGCGGACGCGCCGGATCCGATGACCGCGAGGACGGCGCCGACCTCGGCGGTCTCGTCCTCGTTGACGCGGATCTCCTGGAGCTTGCCGGCCACGGGCGAGGGGATCTCGGTGTCGACCTTGTCGGTGGAGACCTCGAGGAGGGGCTCGTCGACCTCGACGTCGTCGCCGACGGCCTTGAGCCAGCGCGTGACGGTACCCTCGGTGACGCTCTCGCCGAGGGCGGGAAGGGTGACCTCGGTGCCTTCGCCGCCCTCGTCGGGGGTTCCGCTCGCTGCGGGTGCGGTGTCCGCCTGGGCGGCTTCCTCGGCGGCGGGCTGCTCGGGTTCGGACGGGGCCTCTTCGGCGGCGGGAGCGGCGCTGCCGGCGTCGGAGGAACCGCCACCCGAACCGTCCCCGATGCGCACCAGCGGTGCACCGACCTCTGCGGTCTCGTCCTCCGCGACCAGGATCTCTTCGATGACTCCGGCGACGGGCGAGGGGATCTCGGTGTCGACCTTGTCGGTGGAGACCTCGAGGAGGGGCTCGTCGACCTCGACGCGGTCACCGACCTGCTTGAGCCAGCGGGTGACAGTGCCTTCGGTGACGCTTTCACCGAGAGCGGGCAAGTTCACGGATTCAGACATAATGCGCCCGTTTCTCCTTCATAGATCGTTCCTTGGCAGCTGGTCGACGAGCGGGGCCCGCTCAGCTGGACGTGCTTGCAATTCCTGGTTCCGAGCTTAGTCCACGCCCTCGGGGCGTGGACCAGGCTCGGAGGTGGTACGGGTGCCCGATTCAGCCGTGCAGCGGCTTGCCGGCGAGGGCGAGGTGCGCCTCGCCGAGTGCCTCGTTCTGCGTGGGGTGGGCGTGGATCAGCGGGGCGACGTCCTCGGGGTACGCCTCCCAGTTGACGATCAGCTGGGCCTCACCGATCTGCTCGCCCATGCGCGTGCCGAGCATGTGCACGCCCACGATCGGGCCGTCCTTCTCCCGGACGAGCTTGACGATGCCACCGGTGCCGATGATCGAGCTCTTGCCGTTGCCGGCGAGGTTGTATTCGTGCGTCTCGACGCGGTCGTCGCCGAACTTCTCGCGTGCGGCCTTCTCGGTGTAGCCGACCGATGCGATCTCGGGATCGCTGTAGGTGACCTTGGGGATGTTGAGGTCGGCCACGACGACGGGCTTGAGGCCGCCGATCTCCTCGGCGACGAAGATGCCCTGCTGGAAGCCGCGGTGGGCCAGCTGCAGTCCGGGGACGATGTCTCCGATCGCGTAGATGTTGCCGACGCCGGTGTGGAGGCGCTCGTCGGTGATGACGAAGCCGCGGTCCATCGTGAGGCCCGCTTCCTCGTAGCCGAGGTTCTGCGTGACGGGTCCTCGGCCGACGGCGACCAGCATGAGATCGGCCTCGAATGTCTTGCCGTCCTCGAGGGTGACGACGACGCCGTCGTCGTTCTGCTGGACCGACTTGAACCGGGTGCCGGTGTTGAACTTGATGCCGCGCTTCTTGAACGCGCGCTCGAAGTTCTTGACGATCGATGCGTCCTCGTTCGGGACGAGGAAGGGGAGCGCCTCGATGATGGTGACGTCCACGCCGAAGGACTTCCAGACGGACGCGAACTCGCAGCCGATGACACCGCCGCCGAGGATGACCACCGTCTTGGGGACGAAGTCCATGGTGAGGGCCTGGTCGGAGGTGATGACCTTGCCGCCGATCTCGAGGCCGGGGAGGCTGCGCGAGAAGGAACCGGTGGCGAGGATGATGTGCTTGCCGGTGTAGACGGTGCCGTCGACGTCGATGGTGTTCTGCGACGCGAGCCTGCCCGATCCCTCGATCACCGTGATGCCCTTGGACTTGATGAGGCCCTGGAGTCCGCGGTACTTGCCGGCGATGATGCCGTCCTTGTACGCGTTCACGGCGTTCATGTCGATCGACTCGAAGGTCGCCTTCACGCCGTACTTCTCGGAGTCGCGGGCGCCGTCGGCGATCTCGGCCGAGTGCAGGAGTGCCTTGGTGGGGATGCAGCCGTTGTGGAGGCAGGTGCCGCCCAGCTTGCCCTTCTCGATGAGCCCCACGGTGAAGCCCAGCTGCACCGCACGGAGTGCGGCAGCGTAGCCGCCGCTTCCTCCACCGAGTACCAGGATGTCGAATTCTTGCGCAGTTGCCGATCCGGCCACTTGAACGCTCCCTCGCGTGGTCTGTTGACGCGCAGGACGCGTCGGTTGATAAATCGATTGCTGATGCGGTCGCGGGGCACACCGCGGGTGCTTGGTGGTGTGCTCTCGTTTTTCACCCTATCCCCAGAACAAGCCTGCATCCACTTGAAGTGCGCCGAGGACGTGCCGTCGTGCCCGGATGTGCCGAGAGTCACGCGGGCAGGCGGGGCGGGGTGCCGCGGCGGCGGTCCGCCGCGGCACCCGTCGCCCTAGGCGGTGCGGGCGAGCACGTCCTCGACGTAGGCCAGCAGGGTGCGGACGCCGACGCCGGTTCCGGCCTTCGGCGTGTAGCCGTAGGGGGCACCCTCGTTGAAGGCCGGTCCGGCGATGTCGAGGTGCGCCCACGGGATCTTCTCGCCGTCGACCTGGCCGACGAACTCGCGCAGGAACACCGCGGCGGTCATCATGCCGCCGTGCCGTTCGCCGATGTTGGCGATGTCGGCGACCTGCGACTCGAGGCTCGGGCGCAGTTCCTCGGGCAGGGGCATGGGCCAGAACTGCTCGCCCGCGCGGTCGGCGGCGGCCTTGACGGCGTCGCGGACCCCGTCGTCGCCCATGACGCCCGAGACGCGCGTGCCGAGGGCGATCATCTGGGCCCCGGTGAGGGTTGCGATGTCGATGATGGCGTCGGGGGATTCCTCGCTGGCGGCGGCAAGCCCCGTCGGCCATCACGAGGCGGCCCTCGGCGTCGGTGTTCAGGACCTCGACGGTGCGGCCTCCGTAGATGGAGAGCACGTCCTCGGGGCGCTGCGCGGAGCCCGAGGGCATGTTCTCGGCGAGGCAGAGCCACGCCGTGACCTTGGCGGGGAGGCCGAGTTCCGCGACGGCGAGGAGCGTGGTGAGGACGACGGCGGCGCCGGCCATGTCCAGCTTCATGGTCTGCATCCCCGCGGCGGGCTTGAGGGAGAGTCCGCCGGAGTCGAACGTGATGCCCTTGCCCACGAGGGCGAGGTGCACGGCCGAGTTCGCGGGGGAGTACTCCACCTTCACCATGCGGGGAGGCCGGATGGAGCCCTTGCCGACGCCGAGGATCCCGCCGTAGCCGTCGCGCTCCAGGCGCTTCTCGTCCATCACCGTGACCTTGACGGGGAGCCCCCGCGAGAGGTCCTTCGCGGCCTGGGCGAACGTCTCGGGTTAGAGGTGGCTCGGCGGCTGGTTCACGAGGGAGCGCGTGGCATTGACGTTCTTGCCCAGGATGGTGGCGCGTGTGAAGGCAGGCGCGAGGTCGGCGTCGTCGGCCGCGGAGGTGTGGACGACGACGTTGCGGACGGCGGCCTTGTCCTTCGACGGGGCCACGGTCCCGTCGGCCCTGATCCCCGACTTGTGGCCCTCGTAGCTGTAGGCACCGAACGCTGCGCCCTCGGCGACGGCGGCGGCGGCGGCCACGGTGTCGGCCGGCAGCGCGAGGACGACGGTCTCCAGGCCGGTGAGCTGGCGGACGGCGGCACCGGCGGCACGGCGCAGGGTCTCCGGGGACAGTGCCTCCGAGCTCGCCACGGTGCCCACGCCGGAGAGGACGAGGGAATCGGCTCCGGTGTCCGGCAGCCCGGGGAGGCGGCGCACCTCGTCGGCGGCACCGGTGATGCCGAGAACCTGGAGCGAGTCCCCGAGGGCGCGTGCCGCCTTCGAGGGCAACGGGCTGTCGAGGAGGACCGGCCCGTCCGTCCCCTTGGCGACCGCGATCACGAGCGCGTCGCTCGGAATCTTCTTGAGGTCCTTCGCGGAAGCCGTCAGGTGTAGTTCGGTCGTCTTGATCACGGAATCTGTCTCCTCGTGTCCGGATGGGTTGTCCAGGGTCTGCGCGGCTCCTGCGTCTGGTGGTCCGGGAACCGTCCTGACGATCGTAGTCGCTGCCCCGCGACGCGCGGCGTCGCGCGGTGCGGGGCGGTCGGTGGGGATGGATCCTCCTCGCGGGACGCGTCGCGTGGTACGGAATGAAGCAGGCGTGGACGGTGTTGACAGGAGCAGGACCCGACCGGAGGAGAGAGCCATGCTGGATCCACGAACCCTGTACAACACCGATGCCGACGTCTTCGGCGACCCCGGCATCAAGGGGCTCCCCCTGCTCGTGAGCCTCACCGGCTTCCTGGATGCCGGGCACGTCGTCTCGCAGGTCAGCGAGGAACTGCTCGAAGTCCTCGAGCACGAGCTGGTGGCCGAGTTCGACGCCGACCAGCTCATGGACTATCGCGGCAGGCGCCCGAAGATCACCTTCGCCGAGGACCACCTGACCGACTACCAGCCGCACCGGCTGGAGCTGCGCCGACTGTACGACGGACTGGGGGAGCCGTTCCTGCTCCTGACCGGTGTCGAACCCGACCTGCAGTGGGAGCGCTTCGCGAGCGCCGTCGTCGGGCTGGTGGAGGACCTCGAGGTGCCGCTCGTCTCCTGGCTCCATGCCATCCCGATGCCGGTCCCGCACACGCGACCCATCGGCGTGACGCTGCACGGCAACCGTTCCGACCTCATCGACGGCATGAACGCCTGGCGTCCGACCGCGGAGTTGCAGGCGTCCATCGGTCATGTGCTCGAGCTGCGTCTCATCGAGGCGGGGAACGACGTCGTGGGGCACGTGATCCACGTACCCCACTACCTCTCCGAGGCCGAGTACCCGCCGGCAGCCGTCGCCGGGCTCGAGTACCTGGGCGCCACGGCGCGGCTCGTGCTGCCGACGGACCGGCTCCGCGAGACAGGGCGCGACGTCGAGCGCCAGATCGCCCGGCAGGTCGGCAACTCGGCCGAGGTGCAGTCCGTGGTCGCGTCGCTCGAGAAGCGCTACGACGAGTACGCGGACGGAGCCGAGCGCAGATCGCTGCTGGTCAAGGAGAACAGCGAGCTGGCCAGCGCCGAGGAGCTCGGTGCCGCCGTGGAGGCGTACCTCGCGAGCCCGCAGGCGGAGGAGGAGTCCACGCTGCTCTGGGACACGGAGTTCCTGGGCGCGAGCCCCATCGACTACGGCAGCCACGGCGGCGACGACGGCGACGGTCGTGAACGCGATCCGGGGTCAGGGGACGCCGCGGGACGCGACGACGAGGGACCGGCCGGTCCCGGGTCGCGCTCCGTGGCCTAGGCCAGTCTCCGCGGAGATCGCGATCCGGCCGCCGGCCCGTCCGCACGCGGGTGTGCTCCTGGCCATGGGCCGTAACGAGGAAGGGGATGGATCGCTCGCCACGCGATAATGGGGCTGTGAGATCCTCGAGGGCACTTCTCGTCTGGGCGGCCGGTGTCACCGCCTACCTCGTCGCAGTGACGCAGCGCACCACCTTCGGTGTCGCCGGACTGGAGGCGACGGACCGCTTCGGCGCCTCCGCCTCGCAGCTGTCCGTGTTCACCGTGGTGCAACTGCTCGTCTACGCGGGTCTCCAGGTTCCGGTCGGTGTCCTCGTGGACCGGTGGGGACCGCGGACCCTCATCGTCGCGGGCGGCCTCCTCATGGCGGTCGGCCAGGCACAACTCGCCTTCGCCGACTCGGTCGGTGCGGGTATCGTCGGGCGGTTGTTCGTGGGAGCGGGCGACGCGACGACCTTCATCAGTGTCCTGCGGCTGCTGCCCGCATGGTTCGAGCCCCGGCGGATCCCGGTCCTCACGCAGTGGACGGGCATCATCGGCCAGCTCGGCCAGGTGGTCTCGGTCATCCCGTTCGTGGCACTGCTGTCGACGTTCGGCTGGCAGCCGGCCTTCCTCTCGGCCGCGGCACTGTCGGTGCTCGCCGTCGTCCTCTCGATCACCGTGATCCGTGATTCGCCGGTGGCGGGGAGCGAGCGCTCTCCGCAGACCCTGCGGCAGACCGGGACCTCGCTCGCCGCCGCGTGGAGGCAACCGGGGACACGTCTGGGCCTGTGGTCGCACTTCACCATCCAGTTCCCCGGGACGGTCTTCGTCCTGATGTGGGGCTACCCGTACCTGGTCAGGGCGGAGAAGGTGGGCGAGGGTGCCGCTTCCGCCCTGATGACCCTGTTCGTCGCGGTGGGGATCGCCTGCGGACCGCTGCTCGGGAGGTACGTGGGGCGGCATCCGCTGCGGCGGTCCACCATGGTGCTGGCGATCGCCGCCCTCATGGCCACCGCCTGGCTGGCGGTGCTGCTCTACCCGGGACCGGCTCCGCTGCCGCTGCTGACGCTGCTGGTCGTCGCGCTGGCCGTCGGCGGTCCGGGGTCGATGATCGCCTTCGACTTCGCCCGCACGTTCAATCCCGCGGCCCGCATGGGAACGGCGACGGGCATCGTCAACATCGGCGGCTTCATGGCGTCCCTGCTGTCGATGTTCGTCATCGGCGTCGTGCTCGACGTCCTGCTCGGCAGTGGCTTCTCCCGGGGTGACCTCTACGCCCTTGCGTCCTTCCGCCTCGCCATGGCCGTGCAGCTGGTCTTCCTCGCGGCGGGGGTCGTGGCGGTCGTCATCGCCCGGCGCAGAGTTCGCCGGCGGATGGCGGAGCAGGGCGTGGTCGTCCCGCCCATCCGCGACGCGCTGGCCCGCGAGCGCCGCCGGCGCCGGGACGAGAAGGCTGCTCGAAGGCCCTCCGGCGACTAGCTCGCACCGGTGGCCCTCCGCGCAGCCGGCTTGTCCACATAGCGCCGGCCGGCCGATCGGAGGCCCTGTCCGCGTAGCAGGCTGGCGGCCATGTCATCTCCTACGAGCCCGGCGCCGGGCATCCCGCCGTCCCCTCCCATCGCCGTCTCGTCCCCGGCGGACCTCCTGTCCTACGTTCCCCACGCCCTCGGATTCCTGCCCGAGGAGAGCCTCGTGGTCTTCACGACGACGGGCCGGAGGCTCGGTGCCACCCTGCGGGTGGACCTGCCGCCCGACGACGGGAGTTCCCGCGCATTCGCCGAGGGAGTGGTGTCCTTCCTGCGGGGGGACCCAGACGCCGACGGCACCCTCCTCGTCGTCTACACGAAGGAGGACTGGCCACGGCAGGCACTCCCACCCCGGCACGGGCTGGTCCGAGTCGTCGAAGCGATCCTGGAAGCCGCCGGGCTACCGGTCCACGGCGGCTGGCTCGTCTCGGCCTCCGCCTGGCGCGACTACTTCTGCAGCGACGGCGAGTGCTGCCCCCTGGCCCGGCCGACCGCTCGACGCCGTGGTCCACAGCCCGCTCAATGCCGAGCTGATCTTCAGTGGGAGCGCGTTCGATGCCTCGGCGTCGGAC encodes the following:
- a CDS encoding peroxiredoxin — encoded protein: MATVRTAHTVWSGDLPSGSGQVTLDSSGIGTYDVTWKARSEESGGKTSPEELIAAAHSACFSMAFSHALGEEGKTPERVETKAEVDFQPGTGITAIRLTLDASVPGIAEEDFQRIAQAAKEGCPVSQALAAVKDISLTATLRG
- a CDS encoding dihydrolipoamide acetyltransferase component of pyruvate dehydrogenase complex is translated as MSESVNLPALGESVTEGTVTRWLKQVGDRVEVDEPLLEVSTDKVDTEIPSPVAGVIEEILVAEDETAEVGAPLVRIGDGSGGGSSDAGSAAPAAEEAPSEPEQPAAEEAAQADTAPAASGTPDEGGEGTEVTLPALGESVTEGTVTRWLKAVGDDVEVDEPLLEVSTDKVDTEIPSPVAGKLQEIRVNEDETAEVGAVLAVIGSGASAPKKVEAASGEPLVAAPAEERNDAPTEKQGAGQEAQRASTTSEPDDDASGAPAPEPAAAAQEKPAAAQESAPSEDSGSPDASAYVTPLVRRLANQNKVDLSTVKGTGVGGRIRKQDVLEAAEAQKAQQPAPAAPSAPAASAPAAPSKPAAPAVEPSKLRGTVEKAPRIRQTIAKRMRESLEVSAQLTQVIEVDMTRIAKLRASSKDTFQAQNGAKLTFLPFISKAVTEALKQHPKLNASFDEEKKEVTYHDAEHLAIAVDTEKGLLVPVIKDAGNLNLGGLAKKIADVGARTRNGQIGPDELSGGTFTITNIGSAGALFDTPIINQPQVGILGTGIIVKRPVVITGVDGDDTIAIRSMMYLSLTYDHRLVDGADAGRFLQTLKARLEGGAFEADLGL
- the pdhD gene encoding dihydrolipoyl dehydrogenase, with amino-acid sequence MAGSATAQEFDILVLGGGSGGYAAALRAVQLGFTVGLIEKGKLGGTCLHNGCIPTKALLHSAEIADGARDSEKYGVKATFESIDMNAVNAYKDGIIAGKYRGLQGLIKSKGITVIEGSGRLASQNTIDVDGTVYTGKHIILATGSFSRSLPGLEIGGKVITSDQALTMDFVPKTVVILGGGVIGCEFASVWKSFGVDVTIIEALPFLVPNEDASIVKNFERAFKKRGIKFNTGTRFKSVQQNDDGVVVTLEDGKTFEADLMLVAVGRGPVTQNLGYEEAGLTMDRGFVITDERLHTGVGNIYAIGDIVPGLQLAHRGFQQGIFVAEEIGGLKPVVVADLNIPKVTYSDPEIASVGYTEKAAREKFGDDRVETHEYNLAGNGKSSIIGTGGIVKLVREKDGPIVGVHMLGTRMGEQIGEAQLIVNWEAYPEDVAPLIHAHPTQNEALGEAHLALAGKPLHG
- a CDS encoding hypothetical protein (possible pseudo due to frameshift), which encodes MIALGTRVSGVMGDDGVRDAVKAAADRAGEQFWPMPLPEELRPSLESQVADIANIGERHGGMMTAAVFLREFVGQVDGEKIPWAHLDIAGPAFNEGAPYGYTPKAGTGVGVRTLLAYVEDVLARTA
- a CDS encoding hypothetical protein (possible pseudo due to internal stop codon/frameshift) — encoded protein: MIKTTELHLTASAKDLKKIPSDALVIAVAKGTDGPVLLDSPLPSKAARALGDSLQVLGITGAADEVRRLPGLPDTGADSLVLSGVGTVASSEALSPETLRRAAGAAVRQLTGLETVVLALPADTVAAAAAVAEGAAFGAYSYEGHKSGIRADGTVAPSKDKAAVRNVVVHTSAADDADLAPAFTRATILGKNVNATRSLVNQPPSHL
- a CDS encoding MFS transporter, which gives rise to MRSSRALLVWAAGVTAYLVAVTQRTTFGVAGLEATDRFGASASQLSVFTVVQLLVYAGLQVPVGVLVDRWGPRTLIVAGGLLMAVGQAQLAFADSVGAGIVGRLFVGAGDATTFISVLRLLPAWFEPRRIPVLTQWTGIIGQLGQVVSVIPFVALLSTFGWQPAFLSAAALSVLAVVLSITVIRDSPVAGSERSPQTLRQTGTSLAAAWRQPGTRLGLWSHFTIQFPGTVFVLMWGYPYLVRAEKVGEGAASALMTLFVAVGIACGPLLGRYVGRHPLRRSTMVLAIAALMATAWLAVLLYPGPAPLPLLTLLVVALAVGGPGSMIAFDFARTFNPAARMGTATGIVNIGGFMASLLSMFVIGVVLDVLLGSGFSRGDLYALASFRLAMAVQLVFLAAGVVAVVIARRRVRRRMAEQGVVVPPIRDALARERRRRRDEKAARRPSGD